One Insulibacter thermoxylanivorax genomic region harbors:
- the fabD gene encoding ACP S-malonyltransferase, with product MGLTAYVFPGQGAQSVGMGADICRQHEGTQALFRAADETLGYPLSELIFQGPEDELKLTYHTQPALLATSCAYLESLRDSGLQPDYVAGHSLGEYSALVCAGVMSFTDAVRTVRLRGEFMDQAVPAGQGAMAAVLGADREALAALCREVSEQAGTVEMANVNCPGQIVVSGTAAGVQAIVERGKEIGARRVVPLEVSGPFHSSLMEPAASRLREVLQQVEMRDAAVPVVANVTAGPVTKAEEIRELLVRQVVSPVLWEDSINWLLSQGVDTFVEIGSGSVLTGLIRKIDRSAAVYTVNSVESLEAAIAALKNREGK from the coding sequence ATGGGCTTAACAGCGTATGTTTTTCCAGGCCAGGGTGCACAGAGCGTCGGCATGGGAGCGGACATCTGCCGGCAGCATGAAGGGACGCAAGCCCTGTTCCGCGCCGCCGATGAAACCCTTGGCTATCCTTTAAGCGAATTGATCTTCCAAGGACCGGAGGATGAATTGAAGCTGACTTACCACACGCAGCCGGCCCTGCTGGCGACAAGCTGCGCCTATCTGGAGAGCTTGCGGGACAGCGGTCTTCAGCCGGACTACGTCGCCGGACACAGCCTTGGCGAATACAGTGCTCTCGTATGCGCTGGAGTGATGTCCTTTACCGATGCGGTGCGCACCGTGCGCCTGCGCGGGGAATTCATGGACCAGGCAGTGCCCGCAGGGCAAGGTGCGATGGCCGCGGTCCTGGGGGCAGATCGCGAAGCGCTGGCTGCGCTCTGCCGGGAAGTCAGCGAGCAGGCGGGAACTGTGGAGATGGCGAATGTGAACTGCCCGGGGCAGATCGTCGTCTCGGGAACGGCGGCGGGCGTGCAGGCGATCGTTGAACGGGGCAAGGAGATCGGTGCGCGGCGGGTCGTCCCCCTCGAGGTAAGCGGTCCGTTCCACTCCTCCCTGATGGAACCGGCAGCAAGCCGTCTGCGCGAGGTCCTGCAGCAAGTGGAGATGCGGGATGCAGCGGTCCCGGTGGTCGCCAACGTAACGGCCGGACCGGTGACCAAGGCGGAAGAGATCCGCGAGCTTCTCGTGAGGCAAGTGGTCTCTCCGGTTCTGTGGGAAGATTCGATCAACTGGCTCCTGTCCCAGGGCGTCGATACCTTCGTGGAGATCGGTTCCGGCTCCGTGCTGACGGGTCTGATCCGCAAGATCGACCGCTCGGCTGCCGTCTATACGGTGAACTCCGTGGAGTCATTGGAGGCGGCGATCGCCGCACTTAAGAATAGAGAGGGAAAGTGA
- a CDS encoding nucleotidyltransferase produces MRTVGIIVEYNPLHNGHVYHCQQARRLSKADAVVAVMSGHFLQRGEPALTNKWARTEMALSMGVDLVIELPVAYSAQPAEWFAYGAVSALHLSGIVDSLCFGSESGDIAWFSELADLLADEPEVLQKQLHARLKQGLNYPQAYTRAVQYVLRSEGIGAAGCGTDDAYDLAKPNNTLGLHYMIALRRLGSSIAPLTIKRVKAGYHDPLEADAQIASATAIREKLLVSGDLAAIQPYIPHYTAEILQREWDAGRAPVHWERLAVPLMQAILSRSKEELAALAEVSEGLENRILRALNELEGSCSVEQLIEGCKTKRYTRTKLQRTFTRILLGHRKELLTRDVLAQGVPYLRILGFSRIGRQLLKQMKQTASVPIITNVGQEVHPLMLLDIQATGIHALGYQHFTAHDLLRDYYEPPLMLQQETSASEEVPAADAAESGSL; encoded by the coding sequence ATGCGCACAGTAGGGATCATCGTCGAATACAACCCGCTTCACAACGGTCATGTTTATCATTGCCAACAAGCGCGCCGCCTATCAAAGGCTGACGCCGTCGTCGCTGTGATGAGCGGGCATTTCTTGCAGCGAGGCGAGCCCGCGCTGACGAACAAATGGGCGCGTACGGAGATGGCGCTCAGCATGGGCGTCGATCTCGTGATCGAACTGCCCGTCGCTTATTCCGCGCAGCCTGCGGAATGGTTCGCCTACGGGGCGGTATCCGCCCTGCACTTAAGCGGCATTGTAGACAGCTTATGCTTCGGCAGCGAGAGCGGCGACATCGCATGGTTCAGCGAATTAGCGGATCTGCTCGCGGACGAGCCGGAGGTTTTGCAGAAGCAGCTGCACGCAAGGCTCAAACAAGGCTTAAACTATCCGCAGGCCTATACCCGCGCTGTCCAGTATGTACTGCGCAGCGAAGGGATCGGTGCCGCTGGATGCGGCACGGACGATGCATACGACCTTGCCAAACCCAACAATACGTTGGGCCTTCATTATATGATCGCCTTACGGCGGCTGGGCAGTTCCATCGCCCCGCTGACGATCAAGCGTGTGAAGGCCGGCTACCATGATCCGCTCGAAGCCGACGCACAGATCGCCAGTGCCACCGCAATCCGCGAGAAGCTGCTTGTCAGCGGTGATCTTGCCGCCATCCAGCCTTATATTCCACACTATACCGCAGAGATCCTGCAAAGGGAATGGGACGCCGGCCGCGCTCCAGTTCATTGGGAGCGGCTGGCCGTGCCGCTGATGCAAGCGATCCTCAGCCGCAGCAAAGAGGAATTAGCGGCACTGGCGGAAGTAAGCGAAGGTCTGGAGAATCGCATCCTGCGCGCATTGAACGAGCTGGAAGGCAGCTGCAGCGTCGAGCAGCTGATCGAGGGTTGCAAGACGAAGCGCTATACCCGCACGAAGCTGCAGCGCACCTTCACCCGCATCCTCCTCGGCCATCGCAAGGAACTGCTGACCCGGGATGTCTTGGCGCAAGGCGTTCCTTACCTGCGCATCCTCGGTTTCAGCCGCATCGGCCGGCAATTGCTGAAGCAAATGAAGCAAACCGCTTCTGTACCGATCATCACGAATGTCGGACAAGAGGTGCATCCGCTTATGCTGCTCGATATCCAAGCTACGGGCATCCACGCCCTTGGCTACCAGCACTTCACTGCCCATGATCTCCTGCGCGATTATTATGAACCGCCGCTGATGCTGCAGCAAGAAACTTCAGCGAGCGAAGAAGTCCCTGCAGCAGATGCGGCCGAAAGCGGATCGCTTTGA
- a CDS encoding beta-ketoacyl-ACP synthase III, whose protein sequence is MNLGMSVGVLGTGKYVPEKVLTNFDLEKMVDTSNDWIITRTGIRERRISSPEEASSDLAYHASVEALKNAGLTADDIDLIIVATITPDMAFPSTACVLQEKLGAKRAAAFDLSAACSGFIYSLANAVSMIAAGLYKHVLVVGAECLSKITDYTDRNTCILFGDGAGAVVLGQVPDGRGFRSFVLGADGSGGELLNLAGGGSRCPASPESIAEKKHYIYMAGKEVFKFAVRIMGSAALEALDKAGLTKDDVDLLVPHQANIRIIHSALEKLNLPEDKCMINLDKYGNASAASIPIALAEAAEEGRMQEGDCLVLVGFGGGLTWGASVLIW, encoded by the coding sequence ATGAATTTAGGAATGTCGGTAGGAGTGCTTGGGACAGGCAAATATGTGCCGGAGAAAGTGCTCACCAACTTTGATCTGGAGAAGATGGTGGACACGAGCAACGATTGGATCATCACGCGTACCGGGATCCGCGAGCGGCGCATCAGTTCTCCGGAGGAAGCGTCCTCGGATCTGGCGTACCATGCATCGGTAGAAGCATTGAAGAATGCCGGGCTGACTGCCGATGATATCGACTTGATCATCGTTGCTACGATCACGCCGGATATGGCTTTTCCGTCCACGGCCTGTGTCCTGCAGGAGAAACTGGGAGCGAAGCGCGCTGCGGCCTTCGACCTGTCGGCGGCGTGTTCGGGATTTATCTATAGTTTGGCAAATGCCGTCAGCATGATCGCTGCCGGTCTGTACAAACATGTCCTCGTTGTCGGCGCGGAATGCTTATCCAAGATCACGGATTACACGGACCGTAACACGTGCATCCTGTTCGGGGACGGGGCGGGAGCGGTTGTGCTTGGGCAAGTGCCGGATGGACGGGGATTCCGCTCCTTCGTGCTCGGTGCCGACGGTTCCGGCGGGGAGCTGCTGAATCTGGCCGGCGGCGGTTCGCGCTGCCCGGCATCGCCGGAGAGCATCGCCGAGAAGAAGCATTATATCTATATGGCGGGCAAAGAGGTGTTCAAGTTCGCCGTCCGCATCATGGGCTCAGCCGCCCTTGAAGCGCTGGACAAAGCAGGTCTCACGAAGGATGATGTTGACCTGCTTGTGCCGCATCAAGCCAATATCCGCATCATCCATTCGGCCTTGGAGAAGCTGAACCTTCCCGAAGACAAATGCATGATCAATCTGGATAAGTACGGCAATGCATCGGCGGCATCGATCCCGATCGCCTTGGCGGAAGCAGCGGAAGAAGGCCGCATGCAGGAGGGGGACTGCCTCGTGCTTGTCGGCTTCGGCGGCGGCTTAACCTGGGGAGCTTCTGTGCTGATCTGGTGA
- the rpmF gene encoding 50S ribosomal protein L32: protein MAVPFRKTSKSKRDKRRTHYKLSIPGMVKCEQCGEMKVAHRVCRVCGTYKGKEVIKQ from the coding sequence ATGGCAGTACCTTTTCGCAAGACTTCCAAGTCGAAACGCGACAAACGCCGTACTCATTATAAATTGAGTATTCCAGGCATGGTGAAGTGTGAACAATGCGGCGAGATGAAGGTTGCTCACCGCGTATGCCGTGTTTGCGGCACCTATAAGGGCAAAGAAGTGATCAAACAATAA
- the fabF gene encoding beta-ketoacyl-ACP synthase II, protein MKHRVVVTGMGAITPLGSDLDILWTNLVQGKSGVSTITSFDASELPTRIAAEVKDFDPEDYIDRKEARRMDRFVQFAVAASKKAIQDAGLDIGTNADPERVGVIVGSGIGGLGTWEEQHMILLEKGHRRVSPFFIPMMISNMASGQISMLTGAKGPNTNVVTACATGSHAIGDSARMIQRGDADIMICGGAEATIRMVGMAGFCALRAMSTRNDEPERASRPFDIDRDGFVMGEGAGVLVLESLEHAKKRGAKIYAEVVGYGMSADAYHMTDPAPGGEGAVRCMRMAIRDAGLDLQDIDYINAHGTSTPVGDKAEIAAIKTVFGDEASRLLVNSTKSMTGHLLGAAGGLEAIISTLVINKGVVPPTINVDNQDPECDLDVVPNQAREAKVDVAMSNSFGFGGHNATLILKRYEE, encoded by the coding sequence ATGAAACATAGAGTAGTAGTAACCGGCATGGGGGCGATCACGCCGCTCGGTTCCGATCTAGATATATTGTGGACGAATCTGGTTCAGGGAAAATCCGGGGTATCGACGATCACGTCGTTCGATGCCAGCGAATTGCCTACAAGAATCGCAGCAGAAGTGAAAGATTTTGATCCTGAGGATTATATAGATAGGAAAGAAGCACGGCGGATGGACCGTTTTGTGCAGTTCGCCGTAGCAGCTTCGAAGAAAGCCATTCAAGATGCCGGCCTTGATATCGGCACGAATGCGGATCCGGAACGCGTCGGCGTCATCGTCGGTTCCGGCATCGGCGGCCTCGGTACATGGGAAGAACAACACATGATCTTGTTGGAGAAGGGACATCGAAGGGTGAGCCCGTTCTTCATCCCGATGATGATCTCGAACATGGCATCCGGTCAGATCTCGATGCTGACGGGAGCTAAGGGACCCAATACGAACGTAGTTACCGCTTGCGCTACTGGAAGCCATGCGATCGGCGATTCCGCCCGGATGATCCAGCGCGGAGATGCCGACATCATGATCTGCGGCGGTGCGGAAGCGACGATTCGTATGGTCGGGATGGCTGGTTTCTGTGCGCTGCGCGCGATGTCCACGCGCAACGACGAACCGGAACGCGCCAGCCGGCCTTTCGATATCGACCGCGACGGCTTCGTCATGGGCGAAGGTGCGGGCGTGCTTGTGCTGGAATCCCTAGAACATGCGAAGAAACGCGGGGCTAAGATTTACGCAGAAGTCGTTGGTTACGGCATGAGTGCAGATGCATACCATATGACGGATCCCGCTCCCGGCGGTGAAGGCGCCGTTCGCTGCATGCGCATGGCGATCCGCGATGCCGGGCTTGACCTGCAGGATATTGATTATATCAATGCACACGGCACCTCTACACCGGTAGGGGATAAGGCGGAGATCGCTGCGATTAAGACCGTGTTCGGCGATGAAGCATCCCGCCTCCTCGTCAACTCGACCAAATCGATGACGGGGCATCTGCTGGGGGCTGCCGGCGGTTTGGAAGCGATCATCTCCACACTGGTGATCAATAAAGGCGTCGTCCCGCCGACGATCAATGTGGACAATCAAGATCCTGAGTGCGATCTCGACGTTGTGCCGAACCAAGCCCGAGAGGCGAAGGTGGATGTGGCGATGTCGAACTCCTTCGGCTTCGGCGGACACAATGCTACCTTAATCTTGAAGCGTTATGAGGAGTAA
- the rnc gene encoding ribonuclease III yields the protein MNRDLRELEQALNIRFHNRKLLAQAFTHSSYVNENRGKAVHNERLEFLGDAVLELCVSDYLYHRYPKRTEGELTKLRASIVCEPSLVEFANELEFGSYVRLGRGEEITGGRSRPALLADVFEAFIGALYLDQGIQAVQDFLHRVMFPKISQYDQPQITDYKTRLQEYVQQHALGLLEYRIVDEQGPAHDKHFISEVYMNEVCLGRGSGRTKKEAEQQAAAKALAELTTP from the coding sequence ATGAACCGTGATTTGCGAGAGTTGGAGCAAGCGCTGAATATTCGATTTCACAATCGCAAACTGCTCGCTCAGGCATTTACGCATTCATCGTATGTCAATGAAAATCGAGGGAAAGCCGTCCACAATGAACGCTTAGAGTTTCTAGGCGATGCGGTGCTGGAACTGTGCGTGTCCGATTATCTCTATCACCGTTATCCGAAGCGGACAGAAGGGGAACTCACGAAGCTTCGCGCTTCGATCGTCTGCGAACCCTCGCTGGTCGAGTTCGCCAATGAACTCGAGTTCGGCTCTTATGTCCGCTTGGGAAGAGGAGAAGAGATCACCGGCGGGCGCAGCAGGCCGGCGCTGCTTGCCGATGTTTTTGAAGCGTTTATCGGGGCGCTGTATCTTGATCAAGGCATCCAGGCGGTTCAGGATTTTTTGCATCGCGTCATGTTTCCGAAGATCTCGCAGTATGACCAACCGCAAATCACCGACTATAAGACTCGATTGCAGGAGTATGTGCAACAACATGCACTGGGTTTATTGGAATATCGGATCGTCGATGAACAAGGACCGGCTCATGATAAGCACTTCATCTCCGAAGTGTATATGAATGAGGTGTGCCTGGGCAGAGGGTCCGGTCGCACGAAGAAAGAAGCGGAGCAACAGGCAGCCGCGAAAGCTTTGGCCGAGTTGACGACCCCATAG
- a CDS encoding YceD family protein — protein sequence MKINFKEMAGLDGPIQLETQLDMSQALGSRRDILRHTPVHAELTAEFAAGIFLIDGQLDGDIVFSCSRCLDEVSEHIHVPFHESFSQDEQFKDENEEDDVFYIPQNEFDLVPYLEAAYLMSVPFVALCKEDCRGLCPVCGTNRNETDCSCRMERIDPRLAELQKFFEK from the coding sequence TTGAAGATCAATTTTAAAGAAATGGCCGGTCTGGACGGACCGATTCAGCTTGAAACTCAGCTGGACATGAGCCAGGCTCTCGGCAGCCGCCGTGATATCTTAAGGCATACTCCCGTTCATGCTGAACTTACAGCTGAGTTTGCAGCAGGGATCTTTCTGATCGACGGGCAGCTCGATGGCGACATCGTATTTTCTTGTTCCCGCTGTCTGGATGAAGTCAGTGAACATATCCATGTTCCTTTTCACGAATCATTTTCACAGGATGAACAATTTAAGGATGAGAACGAAGAAGACGATGTCTTCTATATTCCGCAGAATGAGTTTGACTTAGTTCCGTATCTGGAAGCGGCCTATCTGATGTCCGTGCCGTTCGTTGCTTTGTGCAAGGAGGACTGCCGCGGTCTCTGTCCGGTCTGCGGGACGAATCGCAATGAAACGGACTGTTCCTGCCGCATGGAGCGCATCGATCCGCGGCTGGCAGAATTGCAGAAGTTTTTTGAGAAATGA
- a CDS encoding YlbL family protein, which yields MQRTLYRLGHALIIAMLAAILAIMILQNIPTNYVVYLPGPTEEIGEMVETETGGKEEGAFLLTAVYQSYPDLFSYLMLRLDPYAEFHKREEVFYEGETEEQYHSRQQINMLGSQNHAILAVYEELGIPYRYEDQGLYVQSVMADYPAAEVLQLWDRIEALDGQAVKRFEDLKQHLSTKKEGDLASVTFLRGNVRYTEEIELRRLPSSEGEEAEVGLGVSLLVMRSVEPEDERYRVKISTEDIGGPSAGLMFALEIYNRFVPEDISRGYRIAGTGEISPEGDVGVIGGIRHKVIGADRDGADIFLAPADYIDEKRGLHIKNYSEAVRTAEEIGSNMQIVEVRTLSDALEYLRKLPPKAAAEGAAIQAEEAGAEDEAAAAAGIGSHRVIPAA from the coding sequence ATGCAACGCACCTTATATCGGCTGGGCCATGCACTGATCATCGCCATGTTGGCGGCGATCCTCGCGATTATGATCTTGCAGAATATTCCTACGAATTATGTGGTGTATCTGCCCGGACCGACGGAGGAGATCGGGGAGATGGTAGAGACAGAAACCGGCGGGAAGGAGGAAGGAGCCTTTCTCTTGACGGCGGTCTACCAAAGCTACCCGGATCTGTTCAGCTATCTCATGCTGCGTTTGGATCCGTATGCGGAGTTTCACAAACGCGAAGAAGTTTTCTATGAAGGGGAGACGGAGGAACAGTATCACAGCCGGCAGCAGATCAACATGCTCGGTTCGCAGAACCATGCGATCCTTGCGGTGTACGAGGAGCTGGGCATCCCCTATCGCTACGAGGACCAAGGATTGTATGTGCAGAGCGTCATGGCGGACTATCCTGCGGCGGAGGTGCTGCAGCTGTGGGACCGCATCGAGGCGCTTGACGGGCAGGCCGTCAAGCGCTTCGAAGACCTGAAACAGCATCTCAGTACCAAGAAGGAAGGGGATCTGGCGTCCGTGACCTTCCTTCGCGGCAATGTCCGTTACACGGAAGAGATCGAGCTGCGCCGCCTGCCGTCTTCTGAAGGAGAGGAAGCTGAGGTAGGGCTGGGCGTATCCCTGCTTGTGATGCGCAGCGTCGAGCCGGAGGATGAGCGGTACCGCGTGAAGATTTCGACGGAAGACATCGGCGGTCCTTCGGCCGGCTTGATGTTCGCGCTGGAGATCTATAACCGGTTCGTGCCGGAGGATATCAGCCGCGGCTATCGCATCGCCGGTACGGGAGAGATCAGTCCCGAGGGCGATGTAGGCGTGATCGGCGGCATCCGCCACAAGGTGATCGGGGCGGACCGGGACGGCGCCGATATCTTCCTGGCCCCTGCGGATTACATCGATGAGAAGCGGGGTCTTCATATCAAGAATTATTCCGAAGCGGTGCGGACGGCGGAGGAGATCGGCTCCAACATGCAGATCGTGGAGGTTCGCACGCTGAGCGATGCGCTGGAATATCTGCGCAAGCTCCCTCCCAAAGCGGCCGCAGAGGGGGCAGCCATACAGGCGGAGGAAGCAGGTGCTGAGGATGAAGCGGCAGCCGCGGCTGGCATCGGGTCTCACAGGGTTATCCCGGCTGCCTAA
- the acpP gene encoding acyl carrier protein, whose translation MSDVFDRVKRIIVDRLGVDESEVTPEASFKDDLGADSLDIVELVMELEDEFDMEISDEDAEKITNVGEVISYIESHK comes from the coding sequence ATGTCCGACGTGTTTGACCGCGTGAAGCGCATTATCGTGGATCGCTTGGGTGTGGATGAATCTGAAGTTACTCCAGAAGCATCTTTCAAAGATGACCTGGGTGCTGATTCTCTGGATATCGTGGAACTCGTGATGGAACTTGAGGATGAGTTCGACATGGAGATTTCCGACGAAGATGCTGAGAAGATTACGAATGTAGGAGAGGTAATCTCGTACATAGAATCTCACAAGTAA
- the fapR gene encoding transcription factor FapR produces MPKRQRQQQLAKAIEENPFLTDEDLMKKFGVSIQTVRLDRLELGIPELRERLKLMAEQTYDQVRSLPLHEVIGDVIDLQLDKSGISIFEIKPEHVFSRTKIARGHHIFSQANSLAVAVIDDEVALTASADIRFIRPVRLGEKCVAKAYVRSGSQAGGKAHVEVFTYVGDEKVFQGNFMIYRTKTIEQDQTEGVDNHANSN; encoded by the coding sequence CTGCCTAAGCGACAACGGCAGCAACAGCTCGCTAAAGCGATTGAAGAGAATCCTTTCCTAACGGATGAGGATCTCATGAAGAAGTTCGGCGTCAGCATCCAGACGGTGCGGCTGGACCGGTTGGAACTCGGCATCCCTGAGCTGCGGGAGCGGCTGAAGCTCATGGCTGAACAGACTTATGATCAAGTGCGCTCCTTGCCGCTGCACGAGGTGATTGGTGATGTCATCGATCTGCAGCTGGACAAAAGCGGCATCTCCATCTTCGAAATCAAACCGGAGCATGTGTTCTCCCGCACGAAGATCGCGAGAGGGCACCATATCTTCTCGCAAGCCAACTCACTGGCTGTGGCAGTGATCGATGACGAGGTGGCGCTCACCGCTTCTGCGGACATCCGCTTCATCCGGCCGGTGAGGCTGGGGGAGAAATGCGTTGCCAAGGCCTATGTGCGATCGGGTTCCCAAGCCGGAGGCAAAGCGCACGTCGAAGTCTTCACTTATGTTGGGGATGAAAAGGTATTTCAAGGTAATTTTATGATTTATCGTACCAAAACCATCGAGCAAGATCAGACAGAAGGGGTAGACAATCATGCGAATAGCAATTGA
- the plsX gene encoding phosphate acyltransferase PlsX: MRIAIDAMGGDHAPEAVVTGTLQAAREFADVELILVGDEPRIAQFITAGGGKLPGNVRIQHASEVIEADDEPVRAVRRKKDASMVVAGRMVKEKQADALVSAGNTGALMATGLLIIGRLPGIHRPALAPMIPTLEGSGTLALDLGANMDASPEHLAQYAVMGTIYRSKVHQLDQPRVGLLNVGTEAMKGNELTKAAYSQLEQLPIHFIGNVEARDILSGVCDVVVCDGFAGNIMLKSFEGAQKAIFTLLKQTLTSSALTKIAGLILKPKLRVFKQYDYREHGGAPLLGIDGIVIKSHGSSDAGAIKNAIGQARTALMNHLVDAIREEIKRNEGQL; this comes from the coding sequence ATGCGAATAGCAATTGATGCGATGGGCGGCGACCATGCGCCGGAAGCGGTGGTCACAGGAACGCTGCAAGCAGCTCGGGAATTCGCCGATGTCGAGCTCATCCTGGTAGGCGACGAGCCGCGGATCGCGCAGTTCATCACCGCCGGCGGCGGGAAATTGCCCGGCAACGTGCGGATTCAACATGCATCGGAAGTCATCGAAGCCGATGATGAGCCCGTCAGGGCGGTGCGGCGCAAGAAGGATGCGTCGATGGTCGTCGCCGGCCGCATGGTGAAGGAGAAGCAGGCCGATGCGCTTGTGTCCGCCGGCAACACCGGCGCCCTCATGGCAACGGGGCTTCTGATTATCGGACGTCTCCCGGGCATCCATCGTCCAGCCTTAGCGCCGATGATCCCGACGCTCGAGGGAAGCGGCACCCTGGCTCTGGACCTTGGCGCAAACATGGATGCCAGTCCCGAACATCTGGCGCAATATGCTGTGATGGGTACGATCTACCGCAGCAAGGTTCACCAGCTGGATCAGCCGCGTGTCGGCCTGCTCAATGTCGGCACTGAAGCGATGAAGGGCAATGAACTGACCAAAGCCGCTTACAGTCAGTTGGAGCAACTGCCGATCCATTTCATCGGCAATGTGGAAGCCCGGGACATCCTCAGCGGCGTCTGCGATGTCGTCGTCTGTGACGGCTTTGCCGGCAACATCATGTTGAAGTCCTTTGAAGGTGCGCAGAAGGCGATCTTCACCTTGCTGAAACAGACGCTGACGAGCTCGGCATTAACGAAAATCGCAGGCCTCATCCTTAAACCGAAGCTGAGGGTGTTCAAACAATACGATTATCGTGAACACGGCGGTGCCCCGCTGCTCGGAATCGACGGTATCGTCATCAAGAGTCATGGTTCCTCAGATGCAGGTGCGATCAAAAATGCCATCGGGCAAGCTCGGACGGCGCTGATGAATCATCTGGTAGACGCGATCAGAGAGGAAATTAAGAGAAATGAGGGGCAGCTATGA
- the fabG gene encoding 3-oxoacyl-[acyl-carrier-protein] reductase gives MSLQGRVALVTGASRGIGRAIAISLAEAGADVAVNYAGNVQAAEETAEAVRALGRQALLVKADVGDMEQAESMVKQVLEHFGKLDILVNNAGITRDNLLMRMKEKEFDQVINTNLKGVFNCMKSVTRPMMKQRFGRIINISSVVGAAGNAGQINYAAAKAGVIGMTKSAAKELASRGITVNCVAPGFIATEMTDQLSEETREQLLKSIPLGRLGQPEDVARIVRVLASEDADYMTGQTIHVDGGMYMG, from the coding sequence ATGTCATTGCAAGGCAGAGTTGCGCTCGTCACCGGCGCCTCCCGCGGCATCGGACGGGCGATCGCGATCAGTCTCGCCGAAGCCGGCGCCGATGTTGCCGTGAACTACGCCGGCAACGTACAAGCAGCGGAGGAAACCGCGGAGGCCGTGCGCGCGCTTGGCAGACAGGCGCTGCTCGTCAAGGCGGATGTGGGCGACATGGAACAAGCCGAGAGCATGGTGAAGCAAGTACTCGAACATTTCGGCAAGCTCGACATCCTTGTGAACAACGCCGGCATCACGCGGGATAATCTGCTTATGCGTATGAAAGAAAAAGAATTCGATCAAGTTATTAATACGAACTTGAAAGGCGTCTTCAACTGCATGAAGTCCGTGACACGGCCGATGATGAAGCAGCGCTTTGGCCGGATCATCAACATCTCCTCCGTTGTCGGTGCTGCCGGCAATGCCGGACAGATCAACTATGCCGCAGCCAAGGCCGGGGTGATCGGCATGACGAAGAGCGCGGCGAAGGAACTGGCCTCGCGGGGCATTACAGTCAACTGCGTTGCCCCGGGTTTCATCGCGACGGAGATGACCGATCAGCTCAGCGAGGAGACGCGCGAACAGCTGCTCAAGTCGATTCCGCTGGGAAGACTGGGACAGCCGGAGGATGTCGCGCGGATCGTCCGCGTGCTCGCCTCCGAGGATGCCGATTATATGACCGGCCAGACGATTCATGTTGACGGCGGCATGTACATGGGCTAA